The Xylophilus rhododendri region ATGGAATTTCTTCCGTGCGGTTTGCCTGCGGTTGCCAGCCGGCGAGCTGGGCCACGTGTTCGGCGGTGATCTTGCGCCCGTCGCAGTTGCGCAGCACCGATTCGAGCACGATTCGGATCGATACCGGCAGGCGGGCAATATTGGGAAATTGCCGGCTCAACTCGGGCAGCGAAAAGAAGCGGCCTTCGGTGCCGGAAGCGGTTTGAAAGGATTTGACGGTGCTGGAGAAATCGTGGGGGGCTGGGGCAGCCATGGGAACTCCTTGGACCTTGGTATGGAAACGACGGCGGCTTTTATTCTGTCAGGACACCCAAGGCTTGTCGCAACCTGGGGTTACCGCGCAGCCTCCCACCGCCCGTCTCCCCCGTGGCCGCCGCCCCCGAACGGGCGACGAGTAAAGACCAGGCAAAGAAAAACCCCCGGGCTCCAGAGGGCGACGGGGGTTTTGCTTTTGCCGGCAAGCCTGCCGGCAAAAGGCCCTGGCGGGGCTTAGATCGCGAACGCGGAGCGGTCGGTGGTGCCGGCAATCCAGCGCGGAGCCTTGCCGCGGCCGGTCCAGGTGGCACCGGTGGCGGGATCGCGGTATTTAGCGGCGACCTTGCCGCCTTTACCGGAAGAAGGACCGCGGCCACGTGCCGGCGGGAAAACATCATTAGCCGTCAGGCCGAATTCTTCGATAAGGCCGCGCACGCGCGAAACTGCGTCGGACAGCTCGCGTTGGCGGGCATCGGAGATTTGCGCTTCGAGGGCTTCGCGCTGCTTCAGGAGTTCTTTATAGGTCGTCATGCCGTTTCCACAGGAGTTGGTGGCGCGATTATAGGCACGTCGTCCCGCGGTTTCAGCGCGGCTGGATTAATTTTTACAATCCAGGCAAATTCTGAAGATTATCCGTGGGGCCGGCCTCGGCCAGCATCGCCAGGACCTTGTCGATTCGCCGTCCGTCCAGATCGACCACCTCGAATATCCAGGCGCCGCAGGGAATGCGCTCGCCCACCGCCGGCAGATGGCCGGACTCCGATAACAACAATCCGGCCAGCGTGTTGTACAGGCCGCGGTCTTCCTGCGGGAGTTCCCGAATATCCAGGCGGGATTTGAGCTCGGCCAGCGGCATCAAACCGTCGAGCAGCCAGGAACCATCGGCGCGCTGCACCGCCCAGGCTTCGGTTTCTGCACCGGGCTGGAGTTCTCCGGTGATGGCTTCGAGCAGATCGCGCGGTGTCATCAAACCCTGCACCACGCCATATTCATCGACGACAAAAACCATTCGGCCGGATTGCGCGCGAAACTGCTCCAGCAATTCCATGCCGGAGAGAGTTTCCGGCAGGAAGCTGGCCGGCAGCGTATAGGCCGCCAGTTCGGCCGAGGCATCGGCGCCGAGCAGGCGCGCCAGGCTCACCACGCCGATGACGTCGTCGAGCGAGCCGCGGCAGACCGGATACCAGGAATGCGCCCGGCCGCCGGAGGCCTGGCGCAGGCTTTCCGCCACGCTGCTGCCCGCCTCCAGCCAGTCGATGTCGCCGCGCGGCACCATCAGCGAGGTCAGCGGGCGGTCGTCGAGGTGGAAAACGTTCTGCACCATGCGGTGCTCCTGGCGCTCGATGACACCGGCGTCCAGGCCCTCCTCCAGGCTGGCGGCGATCTCTTCCTCGGTGACCGGGCGGTCGGCGTTGTTGTCGACACGCAGCAGCTTGAGCACGCCCTGGGTGCTCATCGACAGCAGGCGCACGAAGGGGCTGGCGATACGCGCCACCCATTGCATGGGCCGGGACACCCAGCGCGCGACCGGCTCCGGATGCAGCTGGCCGATGCGCTTGGGCACCAGTTCGCCGAAGACGATGGTGATGAAGGTGATGATGGTCACGACCAGCGCGGTCGCCAGGTATTCCGAGCCCTGCTGCGGCATGCCGGCGCGGCGCAGCAGTGCGGCGACGTCGTCGCTGAAGGCCGCCTCGCCCAGGATGCCGTTGAGCATGCCGATCGAGGTGATGCCCACCTGCACCGCCGACAGAAAGCGCGTGGGTTGCGCCAGCAGCGCCAGCGCCGCCTCGGCGCCGCGGTCGCCCGCCTCGGCCATGGCCGCCAGCCGGGACTTGCGGCTGGATGCCAGCGCGAGCTCGGACATGGCGAAAGCGCCGTTGAGCAGGGTCAGCAAGGCGATCAGCGCGAAATCCATGGAGGGGGAAGAGAGAATGGGGGAATGGCAATTTACCTGATGGGCGACCTGCAAGGCTGCGAGGCGCCCCTGGCGCAGCTGCTGCAGGAGACGGGCTTCTCGCCGAGCCGCGACACCTTGTATGTCCTGGGCGACCTGGTCAACCGCGGGCCGGACTCCGCCGGCACCCTGCGCCGACTGGCCGCATTGGGGGATGCAGCGCACTGCCTGCTGGGCAACCACGACCTGCATCTGCTGGCGGTGATCCACGGCGTGCGCAAGGCGGGCCGGCGCGACACGCTGGCCGACCTGCT contains the following coding sequences:
- a CDS encoding H-NS histone family protein; the protein is MTTYKELLKQREALEAQISDARQRELSDAVSRVRGLIEEFGLTANDVFPPARGRGPSSGKGGKVAAKYRDPATGATWTGRGKAPRWIAGTTDRSAFAI
- a CDS encoding hemolysin family protein, with the protein product MDFALIALLTLLNGAFAMSELALASSRKSRLAAMAEAGDRGAEAALALLAQPTRFLSAVQVGITSIGMLNGILGEAAFSDDVAALLRRAGMPQQGSEYLATALVVTIITFITIVFGELVPKRIGQLHPEPVARWVSRPMQWVARIASPFVRLLSMSTQGVLKLLRVDNNADRPVTEEEIAASLEEGLDAGVIERQEHRMVQNVFHLDDRPLTSLMVPRGDIDWLEAGSSVAESLRQASGGRAHSWYPVCRGSLDDVIGVVSLARLLGADASAELAAYTLPASFLPETLSGMELLEQFRAQSGRMVFVVDEYGVVQGLMTPRDLLEAITGELQPGAETEAWAVQRADGSWLLDGLMPLAELKSRLDIRELPQEDRGLYNTLAGLLLSESGHLPAVGERIPCGAWIFEVVDLDGRRIDKVLAMLAEAGPTDNLQNLPGL